One window from the genome of Echinicola vietnamensis DSM 17526 encodes:
- a CDS encoding TetR/AcrR family transcriptional regulator, with the protein MEKTTAKKPAKVDKRAKIMEAFKGYILEHGKSPASVFKFTKELKMKEADFYAFFSSFTSVKKAIWQRILQVTLEALESQEVYHTYSSREKLLAFFYTWIEELKHHRSYLLVLYGEHQLPSRSLPQELKGFRSDFKTYIQGVLAAGEETDEIAKRPYLSDKYDEAIWLQVMFVFRFWVKDQSDGFEKTDEAIEKSVNLAFDLMGKSALDTFVDFAKFLYQSR; encoded by the coding sequence ATGGAAAAAACAACTGCAAAGAAACCGGCAAAAGTGGATAAGCGGGCAAAAATAATGGAAGCTTTTAAGGGGTACATTCTTGAGCATGGCAAATCTCCTGCCTCGGTTTTCAAGTTTACCAAGGAGCTGAAAATGAAAGAAGCAGATTTTTACGCATTTTTCTCCAGTTTTACCTCCGTGAAGAAAGCCATCTGGCAACGTATACTCCAAGTCACGCTGGAGGCACTTGAGTCCCAGGAAGTTTATCATACCTATTCGTCAAGGGAGAAACTGTTGGCATTTTTTTATACCTGGATCGAAGAATTAAAGCATCATAGAAGCTATTTGTTGGTGTTGTATGGTGAACATCAGCTGCCCAGCCGGTCGTTACCGCAAGAGCTGAAAGGATTTCGGAGTGATTTTAAAACCTATATTCAAGGGGTGCTGGCAGCAGGAGAGGAGACCGATGAGATCGCCAAGCGTCCCTACCTAAGTGATAAGTACGATGAAGCCATATGGCTGCAAGTGATGTTTGTGTTTAGGTTTTGGGTGAAGGATCAATCGGATGGTTTTGAAAAGACCGATGAAGCCATTGAGAAATCCGTGAACTTGGCTTTTGACCTGATGGGCAAAAGCGCACTGGATACTTTTGTGGACTTTGCCAAATTCCTGTATCAATCCCGTTAA
- the hisIE gene encoding bifunctional phosphoribosyl-AMP cyclohydrolase/phosphoribosyl-ATP diphosphatase HisIE, whose amino-acid sequence MENLKIDFDKVNGLVPAIIQDATTNAVLMLGYMNEEALQKTQESGKVTFFSRTKQRLWTKGETSGNFMHVQSIKVDCDNDTLLIKADPVGPVCHTGADTCFDEKNTSKTAFIDQLRSIIKDRKNNPTDKSYTASLFAKGINKVAQKVGEEAVEIVIEAKDDHKDLFMGEAADLLFHYLVLLEAKGYELDEVMDVLIQRHKG is encoded by the coding sequence ATGGAAAATTTAAAAATAGATTTTGATAAAGTAAACGGACTGGTTCCGGCCATTATCCAGGATGCCACTACCAATGCCGTGTTGATGCTGGGGTATATGAATGAGGAGGCGCTTCAGAAGACCCAGGAGAGTGGAAAGGTTACGTTTTTCAGCAGGACCAAGCAGCGCCTATGGACGAAAGGGGAAACATCCGGTAATTTTATGCATGTCCAATCCATCAAAGTAGATTGTGATAACGATACGCTTTTGATCAAGGCGGATCCTGTTGGACCAGTGTGCCACACTGGGGCGGATACTTGTTTTGATGAGAAAAATACCTCCAAGACGGCCTTTATCGATCAGTTAAGGAGCATTATCAAAGACCGTAAAAATAACCCTACCGATAAGTCTTACACCGCTTCACTTTTTGCCAAGGGCATCAACAAGGTAGCTCAAAAAGTGGGAGAAGAGGCAGTGGAAATTGTCATTGAGGCGAAAGATGATCATAAGGACCTTTTTATGGGAGAAGCGGCAGATTTGCTTTTCCATTATTTGGTGTTGCTGGAGGCCAAAGGCTATGAATTGGATGAGGTGATGGATGTGCTTATCCAGCGCCATAAGGGTTAA
- a CDS encoding S41 family peptidase, which yields MKRIPLLSFIGVITLVTLAITSCHDDLDDPRFTDSMVKAGIYASMAEWYYWNDKMPARVDFDAYRNYEDLLDALTFSELDRWSYLTTPDAFDKAFTGQNIGHGFGWGLAEDRDLYLTFVYNDAPAGKDGWKRGWKVIQVNGKPVAEYKTNTGYDFQLGPAESGTSNSFTFELPNGTTTTRTIVKAAYQSNSILHQSIIDVNGKKTGYLVYNSFKATAGLKPTQSQEVEEAFNALEEANISELIIDLRYNGGGSVRVAEQLMNRIVPPAADGTIMYTNQHNHNKTDMDKSVHFSKKGNISLDRVIFITARGSASASELTINCLMPYMEVKLVGQSTYGKPVGAFPLSDFNKNLKERNVELVPITFSTANANGTAEYFDGFPVDYEAIDGVSYDWGNINEPRLAAALHYIEKGSFPARSRKLPSKTSWVMIDDFEGLAKEFPAY from the coding sequence ATGAAAAGAATCCCCCTGTTGTCTTTTATTGGAGTTATTACCCTTGTTACCTTGGCCATAACTTCCTGTCATGATGACCTGGATGATCCGCGCTTCACCGATAGCATGGTCAAAGCTGGCATATATGCCAGCATGGCGGAATGGTACTACTGGAATGATAAGATGCCTGCCAGAGTGGACTTTGATGCTTATCGGAACTATGAAGATCTTTTGGACGCCCTAACATTTAGCGAGCTGGACCGGTGGTCGTATTTGACGACGCCAGATGCTTTTGACAAGGCCTTTACAGGCCAAAATATCGGTCATGGCTTCGGCTGGGGACTAGCAGAAGACAGGGACCTCTACCTTACATTTGTGTACAATGACGCTCCTGCAGGCAAAGACGGGTGGAAAAGAGGCTGGAAGGTCATCCAAGTAAACGGAAAGCCTGTCGCGGAATACAAAACAAATACCGGTTACGATTTCCAACTTGGCCCTGCTGAAAGTGGCACTTCCAATTCTTTTACATTTGAATTACCCAACGGGACAACGACCACTCGGACAATCGTAAAAGCCGCCTATCAGTCCAATTCCATTCTGCACCAATCCATCATCGATGTAAACGGAAAGAAAACCGGCTACCTTGTTTATAACAGCTTTAAGGCCACAGCAGGACTCAAACCCACCCAAAGCCAAGAAGTCGAAGAGGCTTTTAACGCACTGGAAGAAGCTAACATTTCTGAGCTGATCATTGACCTGCGTTACAATGGCGGCGGTTCGGTTCGGGTGGCCGAACAGCTCATGAACAGGATCGTCCCTCCTGCTGCAGACGGGACCATCATGTATACCAACCAGCACAATCACAACAAAACCGATATGGATAAAAGCGTCCATTTTAGCAAAAAAGGGAATATATCCCTTGACCGTGTGATTTTCATTACCGCAAGAGGCTCAGCTTCTGCCAGTGAGCTTACAATCAACTGCCTCATGCCTTATATGGAGGTAAAACTGGTCGGTCAAAGCACCTATGGCAAACCTGTAGGAGCTTTCCCTTTATCTGACTTTAATAAAAACCTAAAGGAGCGTAACGTAGAACTCGTCCCCATCACCTTTTCCACTGCCAATGCAAACGGCACAGCCGAATATTTCGATGGCTTCCCGGTGGATTACGAGGCCATTGACGGCGTTTCATATGATTGGGGAAACATCAATGAACCGCGACTAGCAGCTGCATTGCATTATATTGAAAAGGGAAGTTTTCCAGCCCGCAGCAGAAAACTTCCCTCTAAAACATCTTGGGTGATGATCGATGATTTCGAAGGCCTTGCCAAAGAATTTCCGGCGTATTAA
- the trpA gene encoding tryptophan synthase subunit alpha: MNRIDQLFQEKKGNILSIYFTAGFPKLDDTLAIMEAIEGAGADIIEVGMPYSDPVADGPTIQESNKAALENGMNMKKMFQQLEKMRETVTIPVVLMGYLNPILQYGIEAFCKKCNEVGVDGLIVPDLPIQQYQDDYKALFDEYDLRNTFLISPQTSEERIREIDQQSDGFIYMVSSHSITGAKSGISDEQEAYFERVKSMELENPRLIGFGISDHATFSKASSYSHGAIIGSAFIKVLSNAKDLKADINTYIQGVLQG, encoded by the coding sequence ATGAACCGAATAGATCAATTATTTCAGGAAAAGAAGGGAAACATTCTTTCCATTTATTTTACGGCAGGTTTTCCGAAGCTGGATGATACGCTTGCGATTATGGAAGCCATAGAAGGAGCGGGTGCTGACATCATCGAAGTAGGGATGCCTTATTCAGATCCAGTGGCAGATGGCCCCACGATACAGGAGAGCAACAAAGCGGCTTTGGAAAATGGGATGAACATGAAAAAAATGTTCCAGCAGCTGGAGAAGATGCGGGAAACGGTAACGATCCCAGTGGTGCTCATGGGCTACCTCAACCCTATTTTGCAGTATGGCATAGAGGCATTTTGCAAGAAATGTAATGAAGTGGGTGTGGATGGGCTAATAGTGCCAGATTTACCTATCCAACAATACCAGGATGATTACAAAGCATTGTTTGACGAATATGATCTGCGAAATACGTTCCTGATCTCTCCGCAAACGAGCGAGGAGCGCATCCGTGAAATCGACCAGCAATCTGATGGATTTATTTACATGGTTTCATCGCATAGTATTACAGGTGCGAAATCCGGTATTTCAGATGAGCAAGAGGCGTATTTTGAACGGGTTAAGAGCATGGAATTGGAAAACCCTCGATTGATCGGTTTTGGGATTTCAGACCATGCCACATTTTCCAAAGCTTCCTCCTACAGCCATGGTGCCATCATCGGCAGTGCTTTTATCAAAGTACTCAGCAATGCCAAGGACCTGAAAGCAGATATCAATACATATATCCAGGGTGTGCTGCAGGGATAG
- a CDS encoding PQQ-dependent sugar dehydrogenase, whose translation MNYHKTLFGTLSFCLLIFSCGTDQENKLKPIEAKDGENRVDISSDSAEVKLETIQLPENFTIDVWAANIPNARSLSMSEEGIVFVGNRQENNVYAVIDENGDGKADFRYTLAEELNSPNGVAYKDGDLYVAEINRILKFPDIKNHLTDPSFEVVYDQYPTEGHHGWKFIAFGPDGLLYVPVGAPCNICDPEKDIFASITRLDVSAKDPSPEIVAHGVRNSVGFDWHPDSKNLWFTDNGRDQMGDNVPECELNAVTETGQHFGYPYWHAGDVKDPEFGDAGEEQSAYQAPKAKLGPHVAPLGMRFYAGNMFPDSFKKSIFVAKHGSWNRSKKSGYTVTNVLLEGSEVTGENVFASGWLDDASQEVWGRPVDVQELPDGSLLVSDDMAGCIYRISYQHP comes from the coding sequence ATGAATTATCACAAAACCTTGTTTGGTACATTATCCTTCTGTCTCTTGATATTTTCGTGTGGAACAGATCAGGAAAATAAGCTCAAACCGATAGAAGCCAAGGATGGAGAAAACCGGGTGGATATTTCTTCGGATTCCGCGGAAGTAAAGCTCGAAACCATCCAATTACCCGAAAATTTCACCATCGACGTATGGGCTGCCAATATCCCCAACGCCCGCTCCCTGAGCATGTCTGAAGAAGGAATTGTTTTTGTAGGAAATCGCCAGGAAAACAATGTCTATGCAGTGATCGATGAAAATGGCGATGGAAAAGCAGACTTTCGCTACACGCTGGCAGAAGAGCTAAATTCCCCCAATGGCGTGGCGTACAAGGACGGGGATTTGTATGTCGCAGAAATCAATCGCATTTTAAAATTCCCGGACATCAAAAACCACCTAACCGACCCCAGTTTCGAAGTGGTTTATGATCAATATCCCACAGAGGGGCACCATGGATGGAAATTCATTGCTTTTGGCCCCGACGGCCTGCTTTACGTGCCAGTGGGTGCTCCATGCAATATCTGCGACCCTGAGAAAGACATCTTCGCCTCCATCACCCGATTGGACGTCAGTGCGAAGGATCCATCCCCGGAAATCGTAGCGCATGGTGTGCGAAACTCAGTTGGTTTTGACTGGCATCCGGACAGCAAAAACCTCTGGTTTACCGATAACGGACGCGACCAAATGGGCGACAATGTCCCTGAATGCGAACTAAATGCGGTAACTGAAACAGGCCAACATTTTGGCTATCCTTACTGGCACGCAGGCGACGTCAAAGACCCTGAATTTGGAGATGCTGGAGAAGAACAATCCGCTTATCAGGCTCCAAAAGCCAAACTGGGACCTCATGTGGCTCCTTTGGGAATGCGGTTTTATGCGGGAAACATGTTTCCTGATTCCTTCAAAAAGTCCATTTTCGTAGCCAAACACGGCTCTTGGAACAGAAGCAAAAAAAGTGGCTATACCGTCACCAATGTCTTGCTCGAAGGCAGTGAGGTGACCGGCGAAAATGTATTTGCATCAGGATGGCTCGATGATGCCAGTCAGGAAGTTTGGGGACGTCCTGTGGACGTACAGGAATTGCCAGACGGCAGTCTACTGGTATCAGACGATATGGCTGGCTGCATTTACCGTATCAGTTACCAGCATCCGTAA
- a CDS encoding bifunctional 3-deoxy-7-phosphoheptulonate synthase/chorismate mutase — MIIQVKQDITEVQKERLIKEINQIGYKITEVITQKGTYLVGIGSAEFDIRKFGHHEGIQDIHIVSDAYKLVSRKWKVNPTSIDLGDGVYIKEGDMAVMAGPCSIESEEQIVKVIDHLKANNIKIMRGGVYKPRSSPYAFRGLGIEGLKLWHELASKAGIKIITEVMQVSQIEEMMDYVDVFQVGARNTQNFNLLDELGKVDKPVMIKRGISGTIEELLQSAEYVFSGGNEKLILCERGIRTYEKATRNTLDLNAVPVLKDKSHLPVVVDPSHGIGIRKFVHQMALAGVMAGADGIIYETHEIPEKAYSDGQQTLDFAQSSQLASQIRKTFAMRKTFDLL, encoded by the coding sequence ATGATCATACAAGTAAAACAGGACATCACCGAAGTTCAAAAGGAGCGCCTGATCAAAGAAATCAATCAAATTGGCTACAAGATTACCGAGGTGATCACCCAAAAGGGAACGTACTTGGTAGGGATCGGTAGTGCAGAATTTGACATACGGAAATTTGGCCACCACGAAGGCATACAGGATATTCACATTGTTTCCGATGCCTATAAATTGGTGTCCAGAAAGTGGAAGGTCAATCCCACTTCCATTGATTTGGGAGATGGTGTGTATATCAAGGAAGGTGATATGGCCGTGATGGCTGGTCCATGTTCTATCGAGAGTGAAGAGCAGATCGTTAAAGTCATCGATCACTTAAAAGCCAATAACATCAAGATCATGCGTGGTGGCGTATACAAGCCCCGAAGTAGCCCGTATGCATTTCGAGGATTAGGAATAGAAGGGTTGAAGTTATGGCATGAACTGGCCAGTAAGGCAGGCATCAAGATCATCACGGAGGTCATGCAGGTTTCGCAGATCGAAGAGATGATGGATTATGTGGATGTTTTCCAAGTGGGTGCCAGAAACACCCAAAATTTCAACTTGCTGGATGAATTGGGCAAGGTGGACAAGCCAGTGATGATCAAGCGGGGGATTTCCGGCACAATTGAAGAATTGCTGCAGTCTGCTGAATACGTTTTTTCAGGCGGTAATGAAAAGTTGATATTGTGCGAGCGGGGTATTAGGACCTACGAAAAGGCCACCCGAAACACCTTGGACCTGAATGCTGTTCCGGTGCTGAAAGATAAATCTCACCTGCCTGTGGTGGTGGACCCGTCCCATGGCATCGGCATCCGTAAATTTGTGCATCAGATGGCCTTGGCAGGGGTAATGGCCGGGGCTGACGGGATCATTTATGAAACACACGAAATCCCCGAAAAGGCTTACTCGGATGGTCAGCAGACACTTGATTTTGCCCAAAGCTCCCAATTGGCAAGTCAGATCAGAAAGACATTTGCCATGCGGAAGACCTTTGATCTGTTGTAG
- a CDS encoding phenylalanine 4-monooxygenase, whose protein sequence is MAGKSAEWVFEDPRLKAMHQDYDAYTEENFAVWKTLYERQIVNLPNAASKAYLEGIKEINFTADRIANFSEVNQILSKSTGWGVQVVPGLIDDDLFFGLLNHKRFPSSTWLRKMEQLDYLEEPDMFHDAFAHMPMLTNQPYVDFLQDLSGIALKYIDDKWAIHLLSRIYWFTIEFGLIRENGALKIYGAGILSSAGETKFSLSDDPEHRDYDVRSIMQTPYWKDKFQDKYYVIESYEQLYNSIPEIERVLAEELIANEDPEKEP, encoded by the coding sequence ATGGCAGGTAAATCAGCTGAATGGGTCTTCGAGGACCCCAGATTAAAAGCAATGCATCAGGATTATGATGCCTACACGGAAGAGAATTTTGCTGTATGGAAAACCCTTTATGAGAGGCAAATTGTCAACCTTCCCAATGCAGCTTCCAAGGCATATCTGGAGGGTATCAAGGAAATCAACTTTACGGCTGATCGGATAGCTAATTTCTCCGAGGTGAACCAAATCCTGAGCAAGTCTACGGGCTGGGGTGTTCAGGTGGTGCCGGGATTGATTGATGATGATTTGTTTTTTGGCTTATTGAACCATAAGCGGTTTCCTTCTTCCACTTGGCTAAGGAAAATGGAACAGCTCGATTACTTGGAAGAGCCGGATATGTTTCACGATGCCTTTGCCCATATGCCTATGCTGACCAATCAGCCATATGTGGATTTTTTACAGGATCTAAGCGGTATTGCACTCAAGTACATTGATGATAAATGGGCGATTCATTTGCTTTCCAGAATTTATTGGTTCACCATAGAGTTTGGATTGATCAGGGAAAACGGTGCGTTAAAGATTTACGGTGCAGGAATTTTAAGTTCTGCGGGTGAAACCAAGTTTAGCCTTTCGGATGACCCTGAGCACCGTGATTACGATGTGAGAAGTATCATGCAGACCCCTTATTGGAAGGATAAGTTTCAGGACAAGTATTACGTGATAGAAAGTTATGAGCAGCTCTATAATTCCATTCCTGAGATTGAACGTGTCTTGGCAGAAGAGCTGATAGCCAATGAAGACCCTGAGAAAGAGCCTTAA
- the hisH gene encoding imidazole glycerol phosphate synthase subunit HisH: protein MDVAIIKYNSGNVLSVLYALERLGINANLTDDVEEIKKADKVIFPGQGEASSAMRYLRERNLDQLIKDLKQPFFGICLGQQLLCEYSEENDTECLGVFPVKVRKFPPADKVPHVGWNSLQETQGQLLEGINTHDYVYYVHSYFAEIHPEFTVAKTHYIEDFSALLQKDNFYAMQAHPEKSSHSGQKILTNFLKL from the coding sequence ATGGATGTAGCCATTATAAAATATAATTCCGGGAATGTGCTCTCTGTGCTTTATGCGCTTGAGCGGCTCGGCATCAACGCCAACCTTACCGATGATGTGGAGGAGATCAAAAAGGCCGATAAGGTGATTTTTCCCGGACAAGGGGAGGCCAGTTCTGCCATGCGGTACCTTCGTGAGCGAAACCTGGATCAGCTGATCAAGGACCTGAAGCAGCCTTTTTTTGGCATTTGCCTTGGGCAGCAGCTTTTGTGCGAATATTCTGAAGAAAATGATACCGAATGCTTGGGGGTTTTTCCTGTGAAAGTAAGGAAGTTTCCGCCAGCGGATAAAGTGCCCCATGTGGGTTGGAATAGCCTTCAGGAGACTCAAGGGCAGCTTTTAGAAGGGATCAATACGCATGATTATGTTTATTATGTCCACAGTTATTTCGCTGAAATTCACCCTGAATTTACCGTAGCCAAAACCCATTACATCGAAGATTTCAGTGCTTTGTTACAGAAGGACAACTTCTATGCAATGCAGGCTCACCCGGAAAAGAGCAGTCACTCGGGACAAAAAATATTAACCAACTTCTTGAAATTATAA
- the hisF gene encoding imidazole glycerol phosphate synthase subunit HisF produces the protein MLTKRIIPCLDIKEGRTVKGVNFVDLRDAGDPVELAKVYSDEGADELVFLDITATVDKRKTLAELVTRVAKAINIPFTVGGGISTVEDVKVLLNAGADKISINSAAVKRPEVIDEMAAEFGSQCIVVAIDTRNVDGVDLVHTHGGRKPTTLQTQAWAKEVADRGAGEILLTSMDHDGTKAGFADGLTSEISAALTIPVIASGGAGTMPHFKSVFTAGKADAALAASIFHFKEIGIPALKHYLAGEGVTMRI, from the coding sequence ATGTTGACAAAGAGAATAATACCTTGCCTTGATATCAAAGAAGGGCGTACGGTGAAGGGAGTGAATTTTGTGGACCTGCGCGATGCAGGTGACCCGGTGGAATTGGCCAAGGTCTATTCTGATGAAGGGGCAGATGAATTGGTGTTTTTGGACATCACCGCAACGGTAGACAAGCGAAAGACTTTGGCGGAATTGGTGACCCGGGTGGCCAAAGCCATTAATATTCCTTTTACGGTCGGCGGGGGCATTTCCACAGTGGAGGACGTCAAAGTATTGCTTAACGCCGGTGCGGATAAAATCAGCATTAATTCCGCAGCTGTCAAAAGGCCTGAAGTCATAGATGAAATGGCTGCCGAGTTTGGCAGCCAATGTATCGTTGTGGCCATCGATACCCGAAACGTAGATGGAGTGGACCTCGTGCACACCCATGGTGGCCGAAAGCCTACCACCCTCCAAACCCAAGCTTGGGCCAAAGAGGTGGCAGACAGGGGAGCAGGTGAAATTCTCTTGACGAGCATGGACCATGACGGGACCAAAGCAGGATTTGCCGATGGGCTGACCAGCGAGATTTCTGCCGCCTTGACCATTCCGGTCATCGCTTCTGGCGGGGCAGGGACCATGCCACATTTTAAAAGTGTTTTTACCGCGGGAAAGGCCGATGCTGCCTTGGCCGCCAGCATTTTTCACTTTAAGGAAATAGGCATTCCAGCGCTGAAGCATTACTTGGCCGGAGAAGGGGTGACCATGAGAATTTAA
- the hisA gene encoding 1-(5-phosphoribosyl)-5-[(5-phosphoribosylamino)methylideneamino]imidazole-4-carboxamide isomerase — MEIIPAIDIIGGKCVRLTQGDYGQKKEYADNPLEVAKKFEGAGIKRLHLVDLDGAKAKTIVNRAVLENITSHTSLKVDFGGGVQSDETIQMAFDAGASQVTGGSIAVKNPALFEGWLEKHGSEKIILGADAKNRKIAISGWEETTEADVVDFIKDYHAKGARYVICTDVAKDGLLQGPSVDLYREIIQEIPGIRLIASGGVAEVRDLEVLEKIGVFGTIVGKAFYEGRVSLEELATFAD; from the coding sequence ATGGAAATCATTCCTGCAATTGATATTATCGGAGGGAAATGTGTGCGTTTGACCCAAGGAGATTATGGCCAGAAAAAAGAGTATGCCGACAATCCGTTGGAGGTGGCCAAAAAATTCGAGGGAGCTGGAATCAAGCGGCTGCATTTGGTAGACTTGGATGGTGCCAAGGCCAAAACGATCGTAAACAGGGCGGTTTTGGAAAACATCACCTCCCATACGAGCCTAAAGGTTGATTTTGGCGGCGGAGTCCAATCAGATGAGACCATTCAAATGGCTTTCGATGCCGGTGCCAGCCAAGTCACTGGAGGCAGCATAGCGGTAAAAAATCCAGCCCTGTTTGAGGGGTGGTTAGAAAAGCACGGATCCGAGAAGATTATCCTCGGCGCAGATGCCAAGAATAGAAAGATTGCGATCAGCGGCTGGGAAGAAACCACTGAGGCCGATGTAGTGGATTTCATCAAGGACTATCATGCCAAAGGTGCCCGTTATGTCATCTGTACTGATGTGGCCAAAGACGGGTTGCTGCAAGGGCCATCTGTGGACTTGTACCGGGAAATTATCCAAGAAATCCCCGGTATTCGACTGATCGCGAGTGGAGGAGTGGCCGAAGTGAGGGATTTGGAAGTGCTGGAAAAGATCGGAGTGTTTGGTACGATTGTCGGCAAAGCCTTCTATGAAGGAAGGGTCAGCTTGGAGGAGTTGGCCACTTTTGCAGACTGA
- a CDS encoding ABC1 kinase family protein, translating to MEKKEQVSIPVGKVQRAAKFIKTGAKVGGNYVKHYARKFKDPEHSREQLDNENATDIYGSLSELKGSALKVAQMMSMDKNLLPRAYQEQFSMAQYSAPPLSYPLVVKTFQKYFGKAPEAVFDTFTRSAVNAASIGQVHQATSEGKKLAVKIQYPGVADSVSSDLKLVRPFALRLLNISDKELNHYMAEVEERLLEETDYELEVRRSKEISAACSHIPHLAFPTYYEAFSCERVITMDWLEGMHIKEWLQTNPSQAARNRIGQALWDFYHHQVHELKQVHADPHPGNFIMMNNGDLGIIDFGCVKVIPADFYAGYFSLIKKELVANKEELDKIFYDLEFISDRDTAEEKAFFKAVFKEMISLIGKPFHEASFDFADDQYFDQIFALSDRVSNDKMFKKSRQARGSKHGLYVNRTYFGLYSLLNQLQAKVQTTKPEWLENNG from the coding sequence GTGGAAAAGAAAGAGCAAGTCAGTATCCCCGTGGGCAAGGTCCAGCGGGCTGCGAAGTTTATCAAAACAGGCGCAAAAGTCGGAGGCAATTACGTGAAGCATTATGCTCGGAAGTTTAAGGATCCTGAGCATTCCCGCGAACAATTGGACAATGAAAATGCGACGGATATTTATGGTTCATTGAGTGAACTAAAAGGCAGTGCCCTGAAAGTGGCGCAGATGATGTCCATGGACAAGAACCTTTTGCCCCGGGCCTATCAGGAGCAATTTTCCATGGCCCAATACAGTGCACCACCACTGTCCTATCCCTTGGTGGTGAAGACATTTCAAAAGTATTTTGGAAAGGCACCAGAAGCGGTTTTCGATACCTTTACCCGATCTGCGGTGAATGCGGCTTCCATTGGGCAGGTTCATCAGGCTACCTCGGAAGGGAAAAAGCTGGCCGTTAAGATCCAATACCCTGGAGTGGCCGACAGCGTGAGTTCTGACCTGAAGCTGGTACGGCCTTTTGCCCTTCGTTTACTGAATATCAGTGATAAAGAGCTGAATCATTATATGGCGGAAGTGGAGGAGCGTTTGCTGGAAGAAACGGATTATGAGCTTGAAGTGCGGCGGTCCAAGGAGATTTCTGCGGCATGCAGTCACATACCGCATTTAGCCTTTCCGACCTACTATGAAGCGTTCAGCTGTGAACGTGTCATTACGATGGACTGGTTAGAAGGCATGCACATCAAGGAATGGCTACAAACGAATCCATCCCAAGCGGCAAGGAACAGGATCGGGCAAGCGCTTTGGGATTTCTATCACCACCAGGTGCATGAGCTCAAGCAGGTTCATGCTGATCCGCATCCCGGAAATTTCATCATGATGAATAATGGTGATTTGGGAATCATTGATTTCGGCTGTGTGAAAGTTATTCCAGCGGATTTTTATGCGGGCTACTTTAGCTTGATCAAAAAGGAGCTGGTTGCCAATAAAGAGGAGCTGGATAAGATATTTTATGACTTGGAGTTTATTTCAGATCGGGATACAGCGGAGGAAAAGGCGTTTTTTAAAGCTGTTTTCAAAGAGATGATTTCCCTGATAGGAAAACCGTTTCATGAAGCGTCTTTTGATTTCGCAGACGACCAGTATTTTGATCAGATCTTTGCGCTTAGTGATCGCGTGTCCAATGACAAAATGTTCAAAAAGTCCAGGCAAGCCCGAGGTTCTAAACACGGGCTCTATGTCAACAGGACCTATTTTGGACTGTATAGTTTACTAAACCAGCTACAGGCCAAGGTACAGACGACTAAGCCGGAGTGGCTGGAGAACAACGGGTGA